From the Lolium rigidum isolate FL_2022 chromosome 2, APGP_CSIRO_Lrig_0.1, whole genome shotgun sequence genome, one window contains:
- the LOC124686608 gene encoding transcription termination factor MTERF4, chloroplastic-like, with protein sequence MLRLRNSILSHILSTSAASPVWPLHRHLSAAAAAVSPRPNFAVEKYLIDTCGLTRAQALKAATQISHVKCPSKPDAVLAFLAGLGLSSADVAAVVARDPKFLCASVERTLDPVVLGLNGLGISRSEVARLVSLAPDKFRSRHIVSKLQYYLPLFGSTERLLRVLNHTANLLSSSLEKVVKPNVAFLQECGLGACDIASPGCARWILSCKPQQVWAMATRAEAVGVPRGSGMFKEAMQAVAFLSEKEIAIKMEQLKNMLKWSDAEVGIAVRKAPMMLARSIDTQQRKSEFFISEVGLEPAYIARRPALLSYSLEGRIRPRYYVLKFLKVKGLVHQDRDYYSTVMISEKFFMERFICPHKQAAPHLAEDYAAACRGEMPTRFRFT encoded by the coding sequence ATGCTCCGCCTCAGAAACTCCATTCTCTCCCATATCCTATCGACTTCCGCCGCCTCCCCCGTCTGGCCTCTCCACCGACACCTCTCCGCGGCTGCGGCCGCCGTTTCCCCAAGGCCTAACTTCGCCGTCGAGAAGTACCTCATCGACACCTGCGGTCTCACCCGAGCGCAAGCCCTCAAGGCCGCCACGCAGATCTCCCACGTAAAGTGCCCATCCAAGCCGGATGCTGTGCTCGCCTTCCTTGCCGGCCTCGGCCTCTCCAGCGCCGatgtcgctgccgtcgtcgccaGGGACCCCAAGTTCCTCTGCGCTAGCGTGGAGAGAACCCTCGACCCCGTCGTCCTCGGGCTCAACGGCTTGGGTATATCGCGTTCTGAGGTTGCCCGCCTTGTCTCGCTCGCCCCCGACAAATTCCGCTCTAGACACATCGTCTCCAAGCTGCAGTACTACCTGCCTCTTTTCGGCTCCACCGAGAGGCTCCTCCGGGTTCTCAATCACACCGCCAATCTCCTCTCAAGTAGCCTCGAGAAGGTGGTTAAGCCCAATGTTGCGTTCCTGCAGGAGTGTGGGCTAGGTGCTTGCGATATTGCCTCGCCCGGCTGTGCGCGATGGATACTTAGCTGCAAACCACAGCAGGTCTGGGCGATGGCGACGCGTGCTGAAGCTGTAGGTGTGCCCCGTGGCTCTGGAATGTTCAAGGAAGCGATGCAGGCTGTCGCATTCCTCAGCGAGAAGGAGATTGCCATCAAAATGGAGCAGTTGAAGAACATGCTCAAGTGGTCGGATGCTGAGGTGGGCATTGCTGTTCGTAAGGCTCCAATGATGCTGGCGAGGTCTATTGACACTCAGCAGAGAAAATCAGAGTTCTTTATCTCTGAGGTGGGATTGGAACCAGCATACATTGCTCGTCGGCCGGCATTGCTCTCCTATAGCCTGGAGGGCCGGATCAGACCCCGGTACTACGTCCTAAAGTTTCTCAAGGTAAAAGGGTTGGTACATCAAGACCGAGACTACTATAGTACAGTCATGATTAGCGAGAAGTTTTTCATGGAAAGGTTCATATGCCCTCACAAGCAAGCTGCACCACACCTTGCTGAAGACTATGCAGCAGCCTGCAGAGGGGAAATGCCTACCAGATTCAGATTTACATGA